A part of Acaryochloris thomasi RCC1774 genomic DNA contains:
- a CDS encoding TrmH family RNA methyltransferase produces MLTSLQNPLVKQMRKLQRAKYRKQQGVFLLEGTHLLQEAMVVNWPLEVACCTSIWTEKYPLLWQQLQAQVRAELVSTEVLGAMATTNTPDGVIAIATSKTTTPPDITNLGLVLETIQDPGNLGTMIRTAAAAGAEGILLSADTVDPEHPKVLRASAGTWFHIKIGVCEDLRHDLQRYQQQGMQLLGTRLDAEQSYWDCNLQQPTLILIGNEGAGLSASLSELADTQVKIPTAPVVESLNAGVAAALLLYEAQRQRI; encoded by the coding sequence ATGCTGACGAGTCTGCAAAATCCTTTGGTGAAGCAGATGCGGAAGCTGCAGCGAGCTAAGTATCGTAAACAGCAGGGGGTTTTTCTGCTAGAAGGTACACATCTCCTACAGGAAGCAATGGTGGTGAACTGGCCGCTAGAGGTGGCTTGCTGTACTTCCATATGGACAGAGAAATATCCATTGCTTTGGCAGCAGCTTCAGGCTCAGGTTCGTGCGGAGCTTGTGAGTACCGAAGTACTCGGGGCTATGGCAACAACGAATACGCCGGATGGGGTGATTGCGATCGCAACCTCGAAAACCACAACGCCCCCAGACATCACAAATCTCGGTTTAGTCCTAGAAACGATTCAAGATCCTGGCAACCTTGGCACCATGATCCGCACTGCAGCAGCAGCAGGCGCTGAAGGAATATTACTGAGCGCTGATACCGTCGATCCAGAACATCCGAAGGTTCTGCGGGCCTCGGCTGGCACTTGGTTTCATATCAAAATTGGCGTCTGTGAAGATCTGCGACACGATTTGCAGCGCTACCAACAGCAAGGGATGCAGTTGCTGGGCACTCGCCTAGATGCCGAGCAAAGTTACTGGGACTGCAATCTCCAGCAGCCAACGCTAATCCTAATCGGCAATGAGGGAGCTGGTCTGTCTGCATCGCTCTCTGAATTGGCCGACACCCAAGTTAAAATTCCGACGGCTCCTGTTGTGGAGTCTCTCAACGCAGGCGTCGCAGCCGCACTTCTGCTGTACGAAGCTCAGCGCCAGCGGATTTGA
- a CDS encoding TIGR04168 family protein, which translates to MPQPRSTRIAVIGDIHNHWNAQDHLALKSLNADLALFVGDFGNEAVEVVRQISTLDLPIATTFGNHDAWYTATPWGRKRCPYDRDKEDWVKQQMALLDHADTGYRHQDFDTVSVVGGRPFSWGGPEWRFTDFYGEWFGVHNFEESAQRIQEAANAAAHDTLIFLGHNGPTGLGKEPEDTCGKDWRPIGGDYGDPDLAAAIAAVKASGKSVPLVAFGHMHHSLRHTKEVQRTRLCIENGTVYLNAACVPRIMDTEIGTQRNFSVVTLQENQVTEVNLVWVDEGLAIASTECLYTTMKVTEHSASV; encoded by the coding sequence ATGCCCCAACCGCGATCGACCCGAATCGCCGTCATCGGAGATATACACAATCACTGGAATGCTCAAGATCATTTAGCTCTAAAGTCCCTAAACGCGGATCTAGCGCTCTTCGTCGGTGACTTCGGCAACGAAGCCGTAGAAGTTGTACGCCAGATCTCAACCCTTGATCTCCCTATCGCCACCACCTTTGGCAACCATGACGCCTGGTACACCGCTACTCCCTGGGGACGGAAGCGCTGCCCCTACGATCGCGACAAAGAAGACTGGGTCAAACAGCAGATGGCCTTACTCGATCATGCTGATACGGGCTACCGTCACCAAGACTTCGATACGGTCAGCGTTGTCGGTGGCCGACCCTTTAGCTGGGGCGGCCCCGAGTGGCGGTTCACCGACTTCTACGGCGAGTGGTTCGGTGTCCATAATTTTGAAGAATCGGCCCAGCGTATACAAGAAGCGGCTAACGCTGCAGCCCACGATACGCTCATCTTCCTCGGCCATAACGGCCCTACAGGACTTGGCAAGGAGCCTGAAGACACCTGTGGTAAGGACTGGCGACCGATTGGAGGTGACTACGGCGACCCTGATTTAGCGGCGGCGATTGCAGCGGTCAAAGCCAGCGGTAAGTCCGTTCCGCTGGTGGCGTTTGGTCACATGCACCATTCTCTGAGGCATACCAAAGAGGTACAGCGGACTCGACTATGTATAGAAAACGGAACGGTGTATTTAAATGCCGCCTGTGTCCCTCGTATTATGGATACGGAAATCGGAACTCAGCGCAATTTTTCGGTGGTGACGCTGCAGGAGAATCAGGTCACGGAGGTTAATCTCGTGTGGGTAGATGAAGGACTTGCGATCGCATCAACAGAATGTCTGTATACAACGATGAAGGTAACTGAGCATTCAGCAAGTGTTTGA
- a CDS encoding GGDEF domain-containing protein: protein MKPQQTPDFLRKSSLALAIVCLVFLTPFAINNFIQGRLLLGTGSLALIAILIFNTWTITRYNRYYDSLTLLGLVPAILFFLVTSLRSQGIIGVLWCYPAAASFYLLLPERKAWIANVALLIVTLPVAWTVIEQVLAVRMMATLVMISIFLVIFVRVINEQQYKLKLQAATDPLTGLLNRTLLEETLEQATAQSHRTGVAMTLAALDIDHFKSINDTFGHAAGDQVLRRIGQLLQGRVRRVDKVFRLGGEELLVLLYGTGGKNGSSVAEELREAIAALELLPDRPVTVSIGLATLYPQENWKLWLKRSDENLYQAKAMGRNRVVT from the coding sequence GTGAAACCTCAGCAGACTCCAGATTTCTTACGCAAATCATCCCTCGCACTTGCGATCGTATGCCTTGTGTTCCTGACACCCTTTGCGATTAATAACTTTATTCAAGGACGCTTGCTGTTGGGAACCGGCTCTCTAGCCCTGATCGCAATTCTTATCTTCAACACCTGGACCATCACGCGTTATAACCGTTACTATGACTCACTAACCTTACTGGGGCTGGTCCCTGCTATTCTGTTCTTCCTAGTTACCTCGCTTCGCAGTCAAGGGATCATTGGTGTTTTGTGGTGCTATCCCGCAGCCGCCTCGTTCTATCTATTGCTCCCGGAACGAAAAGCATGGATCGCAAATGTAGCCCTGCTGATCGTTACCCTCCCTGTTGCTTGGACCGTCATTGAGCAGGTGCTGGCGGTGAGAATGATGGCGACGCTGGTGATGATCAGTATCTTTTTAGTTATTTTTGTGCGCGTGATCAATGAGCAGCAATACAAGCTAAAACTGCAGGCCGCCACCGATCCGCTGACGGGTTTACTGAATCGCACATTGCTTGAAGAAACGCTCGAACAGGCAACGGCACAAAGTCATCGGACGGGGGTTGCCATGACCCTCGCGGCTCTAGATATCGACCACTTCAAATCGATCAACGATACCTTTGGGCATGCAGCTGGGGATCAGGTGTTGCGCCGCATTGGTCAATTGCTCCAAGGACGGGTTCGCCGTGTCGATAAAGTCTTTCGGTTGGGGGGCGAAGAGTTATTGGTGCTGCTCTACGGAACAGGGGGTAAGAATGGTAGCTCTGTCGCGGAAGAATTACGTGAGGCGATCGCAGCGCTTGAGCTTCTGCCTGATCGACCCGTCACAGTCAGTATCGGTCTCGCAACCCTCTATCCTCAAGAGAACTGGAAGTTATGGCTGAAACGCAGTGATGAGAACCTTTATCAGGCTAAGGCAATGGGACGAAATCGAGTGGTGACCTAA
- a CDS encoding PAS domain S-box protein, whose amino-acid sequence MAFVVTDAFPIIHGYPITEQLHEGSQTAVYRAVSEARQCPVVLKIMKSCYPSFRELVQVRNQYILTQNLQIPGVVTPLSLESWENGYVLVMEDDDAIALHLYQQQLSCQAVLKIALQLADILHGLCQSHIIHKDIKPANILIHPETQQVKLIDFSIASLLPKEQQEVHSPDDLEGTLAYLSPEQTGRMNRGVDYRTDFYSLGVTLYELLTGERPFQSEDAMELVHCHLAHTPKPPQVINAHIPPQLSHLVLKLMAKNAEDRYQSALGLKHDLEICLEQLQDQGEIAAFELGQWDSCDRFSIPEKLYGRQAEVQTLLDAFERVTQGRSELMLVSGFSGIGKTAVVNEVHKPITRQKGYFIKGKFDQFNRNIPFSAFVQAFRGLMGQLLGESDAALVHWKTKILEAVGDSGQVLIEVIPELEHVIGCQSEAPKLSGTAAQNRFNLLFGQFIQVFTTPEHPLVIFLDDLQWADSASLKMLKLLMHQSEAGYLLVLGAYRDNEVFPTHPLMLMLGEMERLNAPHTLTLKPLSQSDITQWVTDTLLCSAEMAVPLSQLIYQKTKGNPFFTAQFLQGLHDDAHLYFDADVRAWQCDLTEIRQAALTDDVVAFMVSRLRQMPVATQDVLKIAACIGNRFELTTLAVVCEQSQEQVAANLWQSLQMGLVIPESETYKFFQTSNSAIASEDITVCYRFLHDRVQQAAYALIPEGEKQAIHLRIGQRLLQGQSAQGQPDSEELFAIVGQLNMGCDLLTTTAERNHLAQLNLQAGCKAKTSTAYAAAADYLDVAQQLLPSDSWTCDYQKTLDIFVETLKVEYLNTHFNQVDAVAEQILLQTQSLLDRIKVYEVQIRAWVGRGDQHQALATGLNALNLLKVPLLKSKPDSVADVAELIDAPAMLDPYQLAAMNIMAHMITPAWAVSPDNFKQITFTMVDLSLKHGNCAASTFGYIWYGTLLCESFGEMDEGYAFGRLAISLLEQFEACEFRSKVLNLYASCIGFWQEHIRASFPVHRDGIQSGLETGDLEFACYSAAEYSHYLLLAGLPLDEVRGEAEQKLAIIEHLKQTFHLDYIAPLLQTTLNLLGDSDDPALLVGAVYDETEHLPRLIEQQQLTTVFVIAFQKSFLNYLFGHFTQAVENGKVARDHCAGVTGTFFIPAELFYSSLARIACAEGGEAFQQSPERQNVEACLTKLQHWAKAAPMNYQHKCDLLEAELARCDRNFAVAIDRYDLAIAGARESEYLQEEALANELAAKFYLNWGKEKVAASYMQDAYNCYARWGAKAKIKDLERQYPRLLQPILQQATQAFRSLGAASIGNIHQSSHSLSTATVQGCSFNTTFDIAAVFKGTQALSNRLHLEDLLEQLTQIMLQNSGADRLVLLLPDPDGTWNVRVTATPETTQLLSEAFADFPNLPSQLIQYVKRTQETVTIDNLETDLPIIDEYLQMHQPRSVLCLPLVHQDHLRGLLYLQNQAAVGVFTCDRITVLNVLCSQAAISLANAQLYRLEQDRLRLLKASENRLRTLFNQASDAIFLLGKQGFIDCNQAAVALLQCPSKAELLALQPHQISPEWQPDGQRSQEKAKLFFREALQRCNLRFEWVHQRCDGEVFWAEITLTPIRYEGDIIFHCIVRDISDRKAAVDNLRASEQRFASLAAAVPVGIFRTDAAGNCTYVNDRWCQIAGVTFADAIGQGWRQGLYREDRDLIATEWSQSAQENRPFRLEYRFQKSDGTVTWVYGQSVAERDVDGQVIGYVGTITDIGDQKCTEAALHLSEARARATFDQAAVGLLEVDVQTQQCTRVNDFFCNLIGYTRAELLDMTVADLTHPEDVLASKTLLKQLYAGNIEDFALEKRYYRKDGTYFWSQTMVYLIKLQNGEAIYSVGLIQDISDQKRLEKERQQAESALQLSEARANAAFEQAAVGIAESNLRDGKITRTNSYFCKMMGYTAQELESMTGAELTLLEDQEKSREQLKKLYSGEIDSFIVEKRYQRQDKTNFWSTTTVSLIQTPDEQSPRCLTVVQDISDRKQAEKDLIFTKFVVDNISDDVFIFNMEGQVIEGNPSGCKHLRYSHEELCSLSIRDICPQAGTEWQNITQAIKQTQSLSLAIESEHRRKSGGVFPVDIVTNYLEFDGNEYIVGIARDISDRKAAEATVQLQLQQQQLLATITNAIRQNLDTDEIFQTTVNVVGAVFQVSRCVIYTYVTRPQPCLPVMADYAHDVCHLKDFVFPMVDTFGISHGSESNLVAPSHVPIMIGSERCSSPSPGNGSATSLQEAIIFVENSPYVQRILSQDQAICTVNIASEPQLVSVPSVIAATETCSLMSIRTSYQGQVNGMISLHQAHHCRQWTQEEISLIEAVAAQVGIALAQAQLLEQEQQQRQDLEAAKNAAEAANTAKSLFLANMSHELRTPLNAIMGFSSLMQQDAQLATLQREQLAIINRNGSHLLSMINDILEMSKIEAGTMALTSNAFDLYQFLDELKQVVLLKAEGKGLKLRFTHDPNIPQYVQVDEGKLRQILLNLLGNALKFTQVGQVSLGVALLSRFEEPIQSATVGLRFTVADTGPGIDSEELELLFRPFFQSAANKTGSGAGLGLAISRKFAQLMGGDVTIDQTQSEGSTFYCDVFVQSLAAQEIKPTAPNQQAKVTGIMDPQSTYRVLIVDDSQDNRLFLSQMLSIPGIDLREAQNGEQAIQLNTNWLPHLILMDVRMPIMDGLEATRRIRMSSSQHCPHIIALTANAFEQDRHTALAAGCDDFVAKPCSPGEIFERMGQLLNIEFIYDSEQPLYSPPSTDIYVSTAAKQTIVDSLEAMPSEWQTQFKEGIRTLSGEVVLELLVDVSPEHQAMVDRVSDLVNEFRYDLLAEMLEIS is encoded by the coding sequence ATGGCATTTGTTGTAACTGATGCGTTCCCCATAATCCACGGCTACCCAATCACAGAGCAACTCCACGAGGGAAGCCAAACGGCGGTTTATCGGGCGGTGTCTGAAGCGCGGCAGTGCCCAGTCGTGCTGAAGATCATGAAATCGTGTTACCCCAGCTTTCGGGAGCTGGTCCAGGTTCGTAATCAATATATCCTGACTCAAAATCTTCAGATCCCTGGCGTTGTCACCCCCCTGAGCCTAGAGTCCTGGGAAAACGGCTATGTTCTGGTGATGGAAGATGATGATGCGATCGCTCTCCATCTCTATCAGCAGCAGCTATCCTGTCAGGCGGTTCTAAAAATCGCACTTCAGTTGGCCGATATTCTCCACGGTTTGTGCCAAAGCCACATTATTCATAAAGATATTAAACCCGCCAATATTCTGATTCACCCTGAAACGCAGCAGGTCAAACTCATTGATTTCAGTATTGCATCGTTGTTGCCGAAGGAGCAGCAAGAGGTTCACAGTCCAGATGACTTAGAAGGAACCCTTGCCTATCTCTCTCCGGAGCAAACCGGACGGATGAATCGAGGCGTTGATTATCGAACCGATTTCTATAGCTTGGGGGTCACGCTCTATGAGCTGCTGACGGGTGAGCGACCGTTTCAGTCTGAAGATGCTATGGAACTGGTTCATTGCCACCTTGCGCATACACCTAAGCCGCCGCAGGTGATCAATGCCCACATTCCACCTCAGCTTTCTCATCTTGTCCTAAAGCTAATGGCGAAGAATGCAGAAGACCGCTATCAGAGTGCGTTGGGACTCAAGCATGATCTAGAAATTTGCCTCGAACAGCTGCAGGATCAGGGTGAAATTGCCGCGTTTGAGCTGGGACAGTGGGATAGTTGCGATCGCTTCTCCATCCCCGAAAAACTCTACGGACGCCAAGCTGAAGTGCAAACCCTGCTGGATGCCTTTGAACGGGTCACTCAGGGACGCTCAGAACTCATGCTCGTGTCGGGCTTCTCCGGCATTGGCAAAACCGCTGTGGTCAATGAAGTTCACAAACCCATCACCCGCCAAAAGGGCTATTTCATCAAAGGGAAGTTTGATCAGTTCAACCGCAATATTCCTTTCTCGGCCTTTGTGCAAGCCTTCCGTGGTCTCATGGGCCAACTATTGGGGGAATCGGATGCAGCATTAGTCCACTGGAAAACCAAAATTCTGGAAGCGGTGGGAGACAGCGGCCAAGTTCTGATTGAGGTCATTCCTGAGCTAGAGCACGTGATTGGTTGTCAGTCTGAGGCCCCCAAACTCTCGGGGACGGCTGCCCAGAACCGCTTTAATTTGCTGTTTGGCCAGTTTATTCAGGTCTTCACCACCCCCGAACACCCCTTAGTCATTTTCTTAGATGACCTGCAGTGGGCTGATTCAGCGTCGCTGAAAATGCTGAAGCTGTTAATGCACCAGTCAGAGGCTGGCTACTTACTGGTGTTAGGGGCTTATCGGGATAACGAAGTTTTCCCCACCCATCCCTTGATGCTGATGCTGGGTGAGATGGAGCGGCTCAATGCACCGCACACGCTGACCTTAAAGCCGCTCAGCCAGTCTGATATTACCCAATGGGTTACTGACACGCTGCTGTGTTCTGCTGAGATGGCGGTGCCACTGTCGCAGTTAATCTATCAAAAAACGAAGGGCAATCCATTTTTTACCGCTCAGTTCTTGCAGGGACTGCATGATGATGCCCATCTCTACTTCGATGCTGATGTTCGAGCTTGGCAGTGTGACCTCACCGAAATCCGTCAGGCTGCACTGACAGACGATGTGGTGGCGTTCATGGTGAGCCGCTTGCGGCAGATGCCAGTCGCAACTCAGGATGTCTTGAAAATTGCAGCCTGTATCGGTAATCGGTTTGAATTGACGACCTTAGCTGTGGTGTGTGAGCAATCACAAGAACAGGTGGCCGCAAATTTATGGCAATCGCTCCAGATGGGACTGGTCATTCCTGAAAGTGAAACCTATAAATTCTTCCAGACGAGTAACAGTGCGATTGCATCGGAAGACATTACCGTTTGCTATCGGTTTCTACATGACCGCGTTCAGCAGGCTGCCTATGCGCTCATTCCCGAGGGTGAAAAACAGGCCATTCATCTCAGGATTGGGCAAAGGCTTCTGCAAGGGCAATCGGCGCAAGGGCAGCCGGATAGCGAGGAACTGTTTGCCATTGTCGGCCAGCTTAATATGGGCTGCGATCTGTTAACCACAACGGCTGAACGCAACCACTTGGCTCAGCTAAATCTACAGGCAGGATGCAAAGCCAAAACCTCAACGGCCTATGCAGCCGCGGCTGATTATTTAGACGTTGCCCAGCAGCTTTTGCCATCAGATAGTTGGACCTGCGACTATCAAAAAACGCTGGATATTTTTGTCGAAACTTTGAAGGTGGAGTATCTAAACACCCACTTCAATCAAGTGGATGCTGTCGCTGAACAGATTCTGCTTCAAACCCAAAGCCTTCTGGATCGGATTAAAGTCTACGAAGTCCAAATTCGAGCTTGGGTGGGCCGGGGTGACCAACACCAAGCACTGGCCACGGGCCTGAATGCTCTTAACCTCCTTAAGGTGCCGCTTCTAAAAAGCAAGCCAGACTCAGTGGCTGACGTGGCTGAACTCATCGATGCCCCTGCCATGCTAGATCCCTATCAGCTGGCGGCAATGAACATTATGGCTCACATGATTACGCCCGCTTGGGCCGTGAGTCCAGATAACTTCAAACAGATTACGTTCACGATGGTGGACTTGTCTTTAAAGCATGGAAACTGCGCAGCCTCTACCTTTGGCTATATCTGGTATGGCACCTTGCTGTGCGAGTCATTCGGAGAAATGGATGAGGGCTATGCCTTTGGTCGGCTGGCAATCTCGTTACTTGAGCAGTTTGAGGCTTGTGAGTTTCGTTCCAAGGTACTGAATCTGTATGCAAGCTGCATTGGCTTTTGGCAAGAACATATCAGGGCGTCTTTTCCTGTCCATCGAGATGGGATTCAGAGCGGATTAGAGACGGGCGACCTAGAGTTTGCCTGCTACAGTGCTGCTGAGTATTCCCACTACTTGCTCTTAGCGGGTTTGCCTCTTGATGAAGTGCGAGGGGAAGCTGAGCAAAAACTTGCCATTATCGAACACCTTAAGCAAACCTTTCATCTCGACTATATTGCGCCTCTATTACAGACCACTCTGAATTTGCTGGGAGACAGTGATGACCCTGCCCTGCTTGTGGGGGCTGTTTATGACGAGACCGAGCATCTCCCGAGACTGATTGAGCAGCAGCAGTTAACGACTGTTTTTGTCATCGCGTTCCAGAAGAGCTTTTTAAACTATTTGTTTGGTCACTTTACCCAGGCTGTTGAAAATGGCAAGGTTGCCCGTGACCATTGTGCAGGAGTGACGGGGACGTTTTTCATTCCCGCAGAGCTGTTTTACTCCTCGCTTGCCCGCATTGCCTGTGCAGAGGGAGGCGAGGCATTCCAGCAATCACCTGAAAGGCAGAATGTCGAGGCGTGTCTGACGAAATTACAACATTGGGCAAAGGCTGCGCCCATGAATTACCAGCATAAGTGCGATTTGCTAGAAGCCGAACTGGCTCGATGCGATCGCAACTTTGCGGTTGCCATAGACCGATACGATCTCGCCATTGCAGGGGCCAGGGAGAGTGAATATCTGCAAGAAGAAGCCCTCGCAAATGAGCTAGCGGCGAAGTTTTACCTCAACTGGGGCAAAGAGAAAGTTGCGGCCAGTTACATGCAAGATGCTTATAACTGCTATGCCCGTTGGGGGGCCAAAGCAAAAATCAAAGATTTAGAGCGTCAGTATCCACGGCTTTTACAGCCCATTTTGCAGCAGGCGACTCAAGCTTTCAGGTCTCTGGGTGCCGCCAGTATTGGCAATATCCATCAGTCCTCTCATTCCCTTTCGACTGCAACCGTGCAGGGCTGCAGTTTCAATACGACGTTCGATATCGCCGCTGTTTTTAAAGGAACCCAGGCCCTTTCCAATCGCTTGCATCTGGAGGACTTACTGGAGCAGTTAACCCAGATCATGTTGCAAAACTCAGGGGCCGATCGCCTGGTTCTGCTGCTGCCCGATCCTGATGGTACCTGGAACGTCAGGGTTACCGCGACGCCTGAGACCACACAACTCCTGTCAGAGGCTTTCGCAGATTTCCCCAACCTTCCGTCTCAGCTCATTCAATATGTCAAACGGACCCAAGAGACGGTAACCATTGATAATCTTGAGACTGATTTACCCATTATTGATGAGTATCTACAGATGCATCAGCCCCGCAGCGTCTTGTGTTTGCCCCTTGTGCATCAAGATCATCTTAGGGGGCTATTGTACCTGCAGAATCAAGCGGCGGTGGGTGTTTTTACTTGCGATCGCATCACTGTTCTCAATGTCCTGTGCTCTCAAGCCGCAATCTCGCTTGCCAATGCTCAGCTTTATCGTCTTGAGCAGGATAGATTAAGGCTCCTCAAAGCATCGGAAAATCGCCTTAGAACCCTCTTTAATCAGGCCTCAGATGCAATTTTTTTACTAGGGAAACAGGGATTCATAGACTGCAATCAGGCAGCCGTTGCTCTTCTTCAGTGCCCCAGTAAAGCCGAGCTGTTGGCACTCCAGCCACACCAGATCTCACCGGAATGGCAACCCGACGGTCAACGTTCTCAAGAGAAGGCCAAACTCTTCTTTCGGGAAGCTTTACAACGGTGTAATCTTCGGTTTGAGTGGGTTCATCAGCGCTGCGATGGAGAAGTCTTTTGGGCAGAAATTACCCTCACTCCTATTCGATATGAGGGAGACATAATCTTCCACTGTATTGTGCGAGATATTAGCGATCGCAAAGCTGCCGTAGACAACCTTCGAGCGAGTGAACAACGCTTTGCAAGCCTGGCAGCTGCTGTTCCAGTGGGAATCTTCCGCACCGATGCTGCCGGAAATTGTACATACGTTAATGATCGCTGGTGTCAGATTGCAGGCGTCACGTTCGCAGATGCCATTGGGCAGGGATGGCGACAAGGATTATACCGAGAGGATCGCGATTTAATTGCCACTGAATGGTCTCAGTCTGCTCAAGAGAATCGCCCCTTTCGGTTAGAGTACCGATTTCAAAAGTCTGATGGCACAGTGACCTGGGTCTACGGGCAGTCCGTCGCTGAGAGAGATGTTGATGGCCAAGTCATTGGCTATGTCGGGACAATCACCGACATTGGCGATCAAAAATGCACTGAAGCTGCGCTACATCTCAGTGAAGCCCGCGCAAGGGCTACCTTCGATCAAGCGGCAGTCGGCTTGCTAGAAGTCGATGTCCAAACTCAACAATGTACCCGAGTGAACGACTTTTTCTGCAACCTGATCGGCTATACCAGAGCTGAGTTGCTGGATATGACGGTTGCTGATCTGACTCATCCTGAAGATGTTCTTGCTTCTAAGACGTTATTGAAGCAGCTATACGCTGGAAATATTGAAGATTTTGCTCTAGAAAAACGCTATTACCGTAAAGATGGAACGTATTTCTGGTCTCAGACAATGGTCTATCTAATCAAGCTACAAAATGGTGAAGCCATTTATAGCGTTGGGCTGATTCAAGATATTAGCGACCAAAAGCGACTAGAGAAAGAGCGTCAGCAAGCTGAATCAGCCCTACAACTGAGTGAGGCCCGTGCTAATGCGGCCTTTGAACAAGCTGCCGTTGGCATTGCTGAGAGCAATCTTCGTGACGGTAAAATTACCCGAACCAATAGCTACTTCTGCAAAATGATGGGCTATACAGCTCAAGAACTTGAATCGATGACGGGTGCTGAGCTGACTCTTCTCGAAGATCAAGAAAAGTCCCGTGAACAGCTTAAGAAGCTGTATTCAGGAGAAATTGATAGCTTTATTGTTGAAAAACGCTACCAACGACAAGATAAAACTAATTTTTGGTCAACTACGACCGTCTCTCTCATCCAAACGCCTGATGAACAGTCCCCCCGGTGTTTGACTGTGGTCCAGGATATTAGCGATCGCAAGCAAGCTGAAAAAGATTTAATATTCACTAAATTTGTCGTGGATAACATCTCTGATGATGTTTTCATCTTCAATATGGAGGGGCAGGTCATTGAGGGGAATCCCTCAGGCTGCAAACATCTCCGATATTCTCATGAGGAACTCTGTTCTCTATCCATCCGTGATATTTGCCCTCAAGCAGGAACGGAGTGGCAAAACATCACACAGGCAATTAAACAGACTCAGAGCCTAAGCCTAGCAATAGAATCAGAACACCGGAGGAAGTCGGGTGGGGTTTTTCCTGTAGACATCGTTACTAACTACCTTGAGTTTGATGGGAATGAATATATTGTTGGGATTGCTAGAGATATTAGCGATCGTAAAGCTGCTGAGGCTACGGTTCAGCTTCAGCTTCAGCAGCAGCAACTGCTGGCGACGATCACCAATGCAATTCGTCAAAACCTCGACACGGACGAGATCTTTCAAACCACGGTCAACGTTGTAGGTGCAGTCTTTCAGGTCAGCCGCTGCGTGATTTATACCTATGTGACAAGACCCCAGCCCTGTCTTCCCGTGATGGCAGACTACGCCCACGACGTTTGCCATCTAAAAGATTTTGTATTCCCAATGGTCGATACTTTTGGCATAAGTCACGGGTCAGAGTCCAACCTCGTCGCACCCTCGCATGTTCCGATCATGATCGGCTCTGAGAGGTGTTCTTCTCCTAGCCCTGGCAACGGTAGTGCAACGAGTCTTCAAGAAGCGATTATATTCGTTGAGAATTCCCCCTACGTCCAGCGAATCTTATCTCAGGATCAGGCTATTTGCACCGTTAATATCGCCTCAGAGCCGCAACTGGTTTCAGTACCGTCAGTCATTGCAGCCACAGAAACCTGTTCTCTAATGTCGATTCGGACCTCCTATCAGGGCCAAGTGAACGGCATGATTTCTCTTCATCAAGCCCACCACTGTCGCCAATGGACTCAAGAGGAGATCAGCCTAATTGAGGCCGTTGCCGCTCAGGTCGGGATTGCTCTAGCCCAAGCACAATTGCTCGAACAAGAGCAACAGCAGCGGCAGGATCTGGAAGCTGCCAAGAATGCTGCCGAAGCCGCTAATACAGCTAAGAGCTTGTTTTTAGCCAACATGAGCCATGAGTTAAGGACGCCTCTCAATGCGATTATGGGGTTCAGTAGCTTAATGCAGCAGGATGCCCAACTGGCCACACTGCAAAGAGAACAGCTAGCCATTATCAATCGAAATGGTTCGCATTTGCTCTCTATGATTAACGACATCCTAGAAATGTCTAAAATTGAAGCGGGCACAATGGCGCTGACATCTAATGCATTCGATCTGTATCAATTTCTAGATGAATTGAAGCAAGTTGTTTTGCTGAAGGCTGAGGGTAAGGGGCTGAAGTTACGATTCACCCACGACCCGAATATTCCTCAATATGTCCAGGTTGACGAAGGCAAGCTGAGGCAGATCCTACTCAATCTTTTAGGGAATGCCCTCAAATTCACCCAGGTTGGACAGGTGAGTTTAGGTGTCGCTCTCCTTTCTCGTTTTGAGGAACCCATCCAGAGCGCTACCGTTGGTTTGCGATTTACGGTTGCCGATACTGGACCAGGCATTGACTCAGAGGAACTTGAACTGTTGTTCCGGCCCTTTTTCCAGTCTGCTGCGAATAAGACTGGCTCAGGCGCTGGGCTCGGATTGGCCATCAGCCGAAAATTTGCCCAATTGATGGGTGGTGATGTCACCATTGATCAGACGCAGAGTGAGGGCAGTACTTTCTATTGCGATGTATTTGTACAGTCCCTAGCCGCCCAGGAGATCAAGCCTACCGCACCTAATCAGCAGGCAAAGGTGACGGGAATTATGGACCCACAATCTACTTATCGCGTTTTGATTGTTGATGACAGCCAAGATAATCGACTGTTTTTATCGCAGATGCTTTCTATTCCGGGCATCGACTTGCGGGAGGCTCAGAATGGTGAACAGGCCATCCAACTCAATACGAACTGGCTCCCGCACCTCATTCTGATGGATGTCAGAATGCCTATTATGGATGGTTTAGAGGCGACGCGTCGCATTCGGATGTCATCGTCACAGCATTGTCCCCATATTATTGCTTTGACTGCGAATGCCTTTGAGCAGGACCGCCATACGGCTCTGGCGGCAGGGTGCGATGATTTTGTTGCCAAGCCTTGCTCACCTGGCGAGATTTTTGAGCGGATGGGCCAGCTACTAAACATAGAATTCATCTATGATTCTGAGCAGCCACTCTACTCCCCTCCTTCCACAGATATATATGTATCTACTGCTGCGAAGCAGACGATTGTAGACAGTCTTGAAGCCATGCCGTCAGAGTGGCAAACACAGTTCAAAGAAGGGATAAGGACCCTCAGTGGAGAGGTTGTTTTAGAGCTATTGGTTGACGTCTCTCCCGAACACCAAGCAATGGTGGATAGGGTTTCTGATCTAGTGAATGAATTTAGATATGATCTTTTGGCAGAAATGCTGGAAATTTCCTAA